A single Prevotella sp. E15-22 DNA region contains:
- a CDS encoding bile acid:sodium symporter family protein: MKRICDFIARWMGAMVVLVAALALMMPTSLSWIGTWAINPMLGVIMFGMGLTLSPQDFKIVLSRPKDILIGCLTQFTVMPLLALGLTWAFSLPEELAIGVILVGCCPGGTASNVITYLAKGDLALSVGMTAASTLLAPLLTPLLVWALAGTMVDVNALGMLMSIVYVVIAPIVGGLLCQRFIPKATKRVMPYLPAFSSVVIALVVGIIVAHNADRLLTAGLLVMAVVVVHNLLGLAFGFTVGRLLHLQKPKCVALSIEVGMQNSGLASSLAVLHFAAYPLATIPGAVFSVWHNISGALVAKLYSLKKEDK; encoded by the coding sequence ATGAAGCGCATTTGTGATTTCATAGCCCGATGGATGGGAGCGATGGTGGTGCTGGTGGCTGCACTGGCACTGATGATGCCAACATCGCTCTCGTGGATTGGCACCTGGGCCATCAACCCCATGCTAGGCGTCATCATGTTTGGCATGGGACTGACACTCTCGCCGCAGGACTTCAAGATTGTGTTGAGCAGACCCAAGGACATATTGATTGGTTGCCTCACGCAGTTCACCGTGATGCCCCTGCTGGCCTTAGGACTGACGTGGGCCTTCTCACTGCCCGAGGAACTGGCCATCGGCGTGATACTCGTGGGTTGCTGTCCTGGTGGCACGGCATCAAACGTCATCACCTATCTGGCCAAGGGCGACCTGGCCCTCTCTGTTGGTATGACGGCCGCCTCTACCCTGCTGGCCCCACTGCTCACACCCTTGCTGGTATGGGCACTGGCTGGCACCATGGTCGACGTTAATGCACTGGGCATGCTGATGAGCATCGTCTATGTGGTCATCGCGCCCATCGTTGGCGGACTGCTCTGCCAGCGATTCATCCCCAAGGCGACCAAGCGCGTGATGCCCTATCTGCCTGCCTTCTCGTCAGTGGTGATAGCACTGGTGGTGGGCATCATCGTGGCACATAATGCCGACCGACTGCTGACAGCTGGTCTGCTGGTGATGGCCGTCGTCGTGGTTCACAACCTCCTGGGACTGGCCTTCGGCTTCACCGTTGGGCGCCTGCTTCATCTTCAGAAGCCCAAGTGCGTGGCGCTCAGCATCGAGGTGGGCATGCAAAACAGCGGCCTGGCCTCATCGCTGGCCGTACTGCATTTCGCTGCCTATCCACTGGCCACCATCCCTGGTGCCGTCTTCAGCGTTTGGCATAACATCAGTGGCGCCCTTGTGGCTAAGCTGTATTCACTGAAAAAGGAGGATAAATAA
- a CDS encoding zinc ribbon domain-containing protein translates to MRTCRNCGAQLDDDAHFCTECGTKVDVSPAQPMESPVVENQVVTPAVPAIEVDKTSWFSKNKAWVLPVGAVAILVPIIICAIMFLGSDKKGNGLLPVQKPAWEKFVVVLNDNVPLFKEANTLSPQLQIMDENLETDAVVQYFKWSDTADKRGFSSFNYVLSRNRILPVVSEEGDWYKVTVSEDYLQPVDCYIQKHYCREIKPEPITPELLQEMNNYKWRTAFYGLQTDDIFKNLCFISVLSEMEGEWLDVAVLYDGVLINPRTKRISIQANQNEDAEPLEISYDDGYPNLYYSSSMAENYTLDTRKISQEAKNKSINLTYLFESIPTSQSYIQEVSYYFPEIDKFHLITFDQNVSGSQSSANIDDVEDQKEFTGFSFEVEQDDESMYLYAVMDGEKRSTGISGAQVVILNQADYDDDGEREALVFEWGGGNSVEPPYIVYFDKEAQEFKKALGFEDAIMNPNIMVENWEGKTSFRRDIGLRKDRYIYVNHEVKLAERIAPEVGTILSTITVDKVFGSSEEMEEKTIHIDIDIDGVKDEVVFYHDNSHVLDWGKKMLLKDMTGSYWCFPLGHEELGLVATKFAFVKPEEGEIPLVLCDDAWLYKWNGEKYLLQ, encoded by the coding sequence ATGAGAACATGTAGAAATTGTGGTGCACAATTAGATGATGATGCACATTTCTGTACAGAATGTGGCACAAAAGTGGATGTGTCTCCTGCCCAACCAATGGAATCGCCTGTTGTTGAGAATCAGGTTGTGACTCCTGCCGTACCTGCCATAGAGGTTGATAAGACATCTTGGTTCTCGAAGAACAAGGCATGGGTGTTGCCTGTTGGTGCAGTGGCTATCTTGGTACCTATCATCATTTGCGCAATAATGTTTTTGGGCTCCGATAAAAAGGGTAACGGGCTCTTGCCAGTACAAAAGCCGGCATGGGAGAAATTCGTGGTTGTTCTGAACGATAATGTTCCTTTGTTCAAGGAGGCGAATACTTTAAGTCCCCAATTGCAGATTATGGATGAGAACCTGGAAACAGATGCTGTCGTTCAGTATTTCAAGTGGAGTGATACGGCAGATAAACGAGGCTTTTCTTCTTTTAATTATGTACTTAGTCGAAACCGAATATTGCCCGTTGTCAGTGAAGAAGGTGATTGGTATAAGGTCACAGTGTCTGAGGATTATTTGCAACCTGTAGATTGCTATATACAAAAGCATTATTGCAGAGAGATTAAGCCAGAACCCATTACACCAGAGCTTCTACAAGAAATGAATAACTACAAATGGCGTACTGCTTTCTATGGACTACAAACAGACGATATATTTAAGAACCTTTGCTTTATATCAGTATTGAGTGAAATGGAGGGTGAGTGGCTCGACGTGGCTGTCCTGTATGATGGTGTTTTGATTAATCCACGAACCAAACGTATTTCTATTCAGGCAAATCAAAACGAAGATGCTGAACCGCTTGAGATATCCTACGATGATGGCTATCCTAACTTGTATTATAGTTCATCGATGGCGGAAAACTATACGCTCGACACCAGAAAGATTTCTCAGGAAGCTAAGAATAAGAGCATCAATTTGACATACTTGTTCGAATCTATTCCTACTTCTCAGTCGTATATTCAGGAGGTTTCTTATTACTTCCCTGAGATAGACAAATTTCATTTGATCACCTTTGACCAGAATGTTTCAGGTAGTCAGTCGTCTGCCAATATCGACGATGTAGAGGATCAGAAAGAGTTTACTGGGTTCAGTTTCGAAGTTGAGCAGGACGATGAGTCTATGTATCTTTATGCTGTGATGGATGGCGAGAAGAGAAGTACTGGAATATCTGGCGCACAGGTGGTAATTCTGAATCAGGCTGACTATGATGATGATGGTGAACGCGAAGCTTTGGTGTTTGAATGGGGTGGTGGAAATTCCGTAGAGCCTCCATATATCGTGTACTTTGATAAAGAAGCGCAGGAGTTTAAAAAAGCCCTGGGCTTCGAGGACGCAATCATGAACCCTAATATCATGGTGGAAAACTGGGAAGGAAAAACATCTTTCAGACGAGATATTGGCTTGCGAAAGGATAGGTATATTTACGTAAATCACGAGGTGAAATTGGCTGAACGCATTGCTCCTGAAGTCGGCACGATTCTTTCTACTATAACTGTCGACAAGGTGTTTGGTTCAAGTGAAGAGATGGAGGAAAAGACTATACATATTGATATAGATATTGATGGCGTGAAGGACGAGGTGGTGTTCTATCACGACAATAGTCATGTCCTCGACTGGGGCAAGAAAATGCTACTGAAGGATATGACAGGTTCTTATTGGTGTTTCCCTCTTGGTCATGAGGAGTTAGGACTGGTGGCTACAAAATTTGCCTTTGTAAAGCCAGAAGAGGGCGAAATTCCTTTGGTGTTATGCGATGATGCATGGCTCTATAAATGGAATGGAGAGAAATATTTATTGCAATAA
- a CDS encoding SDR family oxidoreductase, with product MEKRAIIVGASSGIGREVALLLLAEGWHIGVAARREESLMELKAVAPEHVEVKTIDVTKVDAGERLLALIEQLGGMDLYFHASGIGKQNRMLTEDIELSTMDTNAVGFTRMIGTAYRYFANRGEGHIAAITSIAGTKGLGPAPAYSATKAMQSTYLQALEQQSRQRRLNIRFTDIRPGFVKTALLNDNFPYPMLMRPEAVARDIVRSIHCGRHVRIVDWRYRVLTFVWRLIPNWLWRRFKI from the coding sequence ATGGAAAAGAGAGCAATTATCGTAGGGGCCAGCTCGGGCATTGGCAGGGAAGTGGCTCTATTGTTGCTGGCCGAAGGCTGGCATATAGGTGTAGCGGCCCGCAGAGAGGAGTCGCTCATGGAACTGAAAGCCGTGGCACCAGAGCATGTGGAGGTGAAGACCATCGACGTGACAAAGGTGGATGCGGGTGAACGACTGCTGGCTTTGATAGAGCAACTGGGCGGCATGGACCTGTATTTCCACGCATCAGGAATCGGTAAGCAGAACCGCATGCTGACAGAAGACATCGAACTGAGCACCATGGACACTAATGCCGTGGGCTTCACAAGAATGATTGGCACGGCCTATCGCTATTTCGCCAATCGGGGCGAGGGGCATATTGCTGCCATCACTTCGATAGCAGGCACCAAGGGGTTAGGTCCTGCGCCTGCCTATTCTGCCACCAAGGCCATGCAAAGCACTTATCTGCAGGCACTGGAGCAGCAGTCACGTCAGCGCAGACTCAATATCAGGTTTACAGATATCCGTCCTGGATTCGTGAAGACGGCCCTGCTGAACGATAACTTCCCCTACCCCATGCTGATGAGACCTGAGGCGGTGGCACGCGATATTGTGAGGAGTATTCATTGTGGCCGCCACGTGCGAATCGTCGACTGGCGCTATCGGGTGCTGACCTTCGTATGGCGACTGATTCCCAACTGGCTGTGGCGAAGATTCAAGATATAA
- a CDS encoding carboxylesterase/lipase family protein: MKKLFLPLLLMLAVSAQAADNNPVLTIEGGQVQGVLADDHPEVFVYRGIPYAAPPIKENRWRAPQPVVPWKGVKVCDTFGRPSYQAIQYTGGYYTEWGYGKEAAFSEDCLYLNVWTKAPGKVGKKLPVALWIHGGGYREGFGSEPEFDGQEWGAKDVVLVTINYRLGIFGFLTHPALKEESPNHVSGNYGILDQIEALKWIKKNIEQFGGDPNNVTIFGQSAGGGSVRTLCESPLARGLFHKAVIMSAQGLSIPNPNGGGMMGGRYSGGSIEDAEANAKKMFDWAGMTDLQKMRQASTETVFALPTLYGQVNSAGQQGGMGGMMRMGMGFMPMIDGYVSEKSFDDATRQGTLADVPYMIGFTLNDMGNMAPNIAEFCKVRAEKGGKAWAYQFARPLPDDGSHPEVTQRLKGAFHSSDLWFVFKSLKHCWRPWTKGDWDLSEKMLTAWTNFVKYSDPNGPKGGQWTPCTEKSPKFMVFKLNDKDAEASFLGEPEKAPQSQGFGFGGFGGGAPGAPRR, translated from the coding sequence ATGAAAAAGCTATTTTTGCCTCTACTGCTCATGTTAGCAGTGTCTGCCCAGGCAGCAGACAACAATCCAGTGTTAACCATTGAAGGTGGTCAGGTGCAAGGCGTCTTGGCCGACGATCATCCTGAAGTATTCGTTTATCGTGGCATTCCCTATGCTGCTCCTCCCATCAAGGAAAACCGTTGGAGAGCCCCGCAGCCCGTTGTACCCTGGAAGGGTGTGAAGGTGTGCGACACCTTCGGTCGTCCCAGCTACCAGGCCATCCAGTATACAGGTGGCTACTATACCGAGTGGGGCTACGGCAAGGAGGCTGCTTTCAGTGAAGACTGTCTTTACCTGAACGTGTGGACCAAGGCGCCTGGCAAGGTAGGTAAAAAACTGCCCGTGGCCCTTTGGATTCATGGTGGTGGCTATCGCGAGGGCTTCGGTTCAGAGCCCGAGTTCGACGGACAGGAGTGGGGTGCCAAGGATGTGGTACTCGTCACCATCAACTATCGTCTGGGTATCTTCGGCTTCCTTACGCATCCTGCTTTGAAGGAAGAGAGTCCCAACCATGTTTCAGGTAACTATGGTATCCTCGACCAGATTGAGGCGCTGAAGTGGATTAAGAAGAATATTGAGCAGTTTGGCGGCGACCCCAATAACGTGACCATCTTTGGTCAGAGTGCTGGTGGAGGAAGCGTGCGCACCCTTTGCGAGAGTCCTTTGGCTCGCGGTCTGTTCCACAAGGCTGTCATCATGAGTGCCCAAGGTCTCAGCATTCCCAATCCCAATGGTGGTGGTATGATGGGTGGTCGCTACAGTGGCGGCTCTATCGAAGATGCTGAAGCCAATGCCAAGAAGATGTTCGACTGGGCCGGCATGACCGACCTGCAGAAGATGCGTCAGGCATCTACCGAGACCGTCTTTGCTTTGCCCACTCTCTATGGTCAGGTGAACAGCGCTGGTCAGCAGGGCGGCATGGGTGGCATGATGCGCATGGGTATGGGTTTCATGCCAATGATTGATGGCTATGTCAGCGAAAAGAGCTTTGATGATGCCACACGACAGGGCACCCTGGCCGATGTGCCTTATATGATTGGCTTCACCCTGAACGATATGGGCAACATGGCTCCTAATATTGCAGAGTTCTGTAAGGTACGCGCCGAGAAGGGTGGCAAGGCTTGGGCCTATCAGTTTGCCCGTCCTCTGCCCGACGATGGTTCACATCCTGAGGTCACCCAGCGTCTGAAGGGTGCTTTCCACTCAAGCGACCTTTGGTTTGTGTTCAAGAGTCTGAAGCACTGCTGGCGTCCTTGGACCAAGGGCGACTGGGATCTTTCTGAGAAGATGCTCACCGCATGGACCAACTTCGTGAAGTATAGCGACCCCAATGGTCCTAAGGGTGGTCAGTGGACACCTTGCACAGAGAAGAGTCCTAAGTTCATGGTCTTTAAGTTGAACGACAAGGATGCTGAGGCTTCGTTCCTTGGCGAACCAGAGAAGGCACCTCAGAGTCAGGGCTTCGGCTTTGGCGGTTTCGGCGGTGGTGCTCCTGGCGCTCCCAGAAGATAA
- a CDS encoding Abi family protein, translated as MSNQKPRTIDEQIRLLRSRGMAFSNEEDAKQCLAHISYFRLKYYWTDMRDEETEHDFKDGALFDNVIARYNFDRSLRLILFDAIEIIEVALRAKIINHLSQAKDSGLWYLDASLFERSDYYEEFVLDLKYEFDRSTEPFAKEYIAEHSNWDWESMEGDNPDAWMILESATFGTLSKMYKNLKSQLPERAAIANDFGLYSAKELSSWLEAISVLRNIIAHHSRLWNRSLAKQVTNPKGHRDKWLQNPLTDNQKKKPYGVITAMLYLCNAVYPDNQIKEKLLALIDNSASIPYYKYGFTGDWRKEPIWR; from the coding sequence ATGAGCAATCAGAAACCACGAACAATAGATGAGCAAATCCGCCTACTCCGTTCAAGGGGAATGGCGTTCAGCAATGAAGAGGATGCCAAGCAGTGTTTGGCGCACATCAGTTACTTCCGTCTGAAATACTATTGGACGGATATGCGAGACGAGGAAACAGAGCACGACTTCAAGGATGGTGCATTGTTTGACAATGTGATAGCCCGATACAACTTTGACCGCAGTCTTCGGCTTATACTCTTTGATGCCATTGAGATTATTGAGGTGGCACTTAGGGCTAAGATTATCAATCATCTTTCACAGGCAAAGGATAGTGGACTTTGGTATTTGGATGCTTCTCTCTTTGAACGGTCAGACTATTATGAGGAGTTCGTGCTTGACCTCAAGTATGAGTTTGACCGCAGCACCGAGCCATTTGCCAAAGAGTATATTGCAGAGCACTCCAATTGGGATTGGGAGTCAATGGAGGGAGATAATCCTGATGCATGGATGATACTCGAAAGCGCAACCTTCGGAACACTCTCGAAGATGTACAAAAACTTGAAGAGCCAGTTGCCTGAGCGTGCTGCCATTGCCAACGACTTCGGACTGTATTCTGCAAAGGAGTTATCAAGTTGGTTGGAGGCTATTTCAGTGCTTCGTAACATCATAGCCCACCACTCACGCCTCTGGAACAGAAGCCTTGCCAAACAAGTGACCAATCCCAAAGGTCATCGAGACAAGTGGTTGCAGAATCCTTTGACAGACAATCAGAAGAAGAAACCGTATGGTGTCATTACCGCTATGCTCTATCTCTGCAATGCCGTGTATCCAGACAACCAGATAAAGGAGAAACTACTTGCCTTAATTGATAACAGTGCAAGCATTCCCTATTACAAATACGGATTTACAGGCGACTGGCGTAAGGAGCCGATATGGCGGTAA
- a CDS encoding C10 family peptidase, whose protein sequence is MRKMYFHLRMLLATFVACLVSVEMMADPITREQAKQRVVAFQKKLGDTHQIKAVVSEKRLAPHRNAATTTVTEPYYVFDRGNNEGYVIASGDDQTIDVLGYTTSGSFDYEQLPPQLQDLLEAYERQITAIQAGAPVLKAPANHPKVETFMSCKWSQGAPYNNLCPLDDGKRSVTGCVATAMAQILYYNREKSVTETMADIPGFTTNTKGIAVPGIEAGAPIDWDNMKDTYSSATELQKQAVAQLMLYCGVSVKMDYTNSSSGAQIYEVVTACQKYFGYGNSLKFVENSGNEDEWDKMVYNELAAGRPVYLGGYTGDWSAGHAFLTCGYENQRYWINWGWGGQSDGYYYLTNLTPGNGQGIGGSDDGYNIGRTAIIGFEPENFGEKTMSFTDATVKRLCVENWDANGDGKLTYNEAATVTSLGEVFKGNTTIKKFPELYYFTGIKSLNDDAFNGCTNLNTLRLPKTLKTIGARALKDCKKLPLVSLPTGVNAIGEEAFAGCALMSEMDLSNEVTAIENGTFKNCAALKEFNLPISVSSIGSEAFAGCAKLKAVTVNTYHPADITLGDNVFGNVSLSEATLNVMQGTKSFFEAADQWKDFGTIAQIRDISGGQFTAIEAGKTYYIYNVGTGRYLTKGEAYGTQAVVGKEPMRFKAVAKANTEDVFYFSSPDTGKDGKFLFRTSSDGNVGQGVKAVFVDGTALTNAYWSVKQVGDLLYTIQMPATDTNYKEGEMLGIQTDHQSNAAAPTYGAYYDVEYNTHKLNCQWQFVLYDEAQTEKFLEAQTLEKLLQTAKRRNVKCDEEQAVFDNLESTTEELLAAQSSLRKKLKFIEFSNKNIREKTILYFDSDGDGEMSYKEASDITDFGWLYNFNGDKTIVSFNELQYFTHVQAIPGTFLQNCINLESVIVPEGVENIYYYAFKNCKKLTSINIPEYVNLIGEQAFEGCSALREVTIMNPTPAAINMGADIFKNVPLAQCTLYVPFGTKALYEQADVWKDFGTIIEVRPTHSQPKFSPIVTTEPGYIYNIGTRQMITMGEAYGTQSVVGSKGRLYQWMKNAAKDEGVYALVDVTTGKILFRTSADKKVGEGVKACFGDGESSKTSVAYWTTTLVGENIYTLAASGSDYVEGEYLGTDANHTSAAASPTHGIYWDVQGVKENTMWAFVTENDYKNAQAIDEVVAKLKTYLAVAKEQNVDVNDEQAIYNNPQSTLGELMEALSSVRAKLHFITFADSKVQKICLENWDVNNDGELTFEEAQAVTDIAEIFRGQDFSLFEEFKYFTSITAIPDNAFRNVSDLQSIYLPASVSQVSGSAFVACSKLDFMVILNDQTKLDCNMSLRPQTTFFVPAAVLPAYQADENWSTKNVIEYTGKPVVTAEATRIYGRTLGTISTKVMGAPVVGTPETECESMSIATLPVGTYPITVKLGTITTTGVELREGVLTITPAPLTITAKSYSRKVGEANPEFELTYKSFRNKETDTVFVVRPVIECDATIDSPAGEYEIRVSGAVASNYEISYVNGVLTVVDDPSGITTAKNDDIDAPVYDMTGRRVSKPQRGIYIKGNKKVVVRN, encoded by the coding sequence ATGAGAAAAATGTACTTTCATCTTAGAATGCTGCTCGCTACATTCGTGGCATGTTTGGTGTCTGTTGAGATGATGGCCGACCCCATCACCCGTGAACAGGCCAAGCAGAGAGTCGTGGCATTCCAGAAAAAACTGGGCGACACTCACCAAATCAAAGCAGTGGTCAGCGAAAAACGACTGGCACCACACAGAAATGCTGCTACCACAACGGTAACGGAACCCTACTACGTGTTTGATCGCGGCAATAATGAGGGCTATGTCATCGCATCGGGAGATGACCAGACCATCGACGTGCTGGGCTATACCACCAGCGGTTCGTTCGACTATGAGCAACTGCCGCCACAACTGCAGGATTTGCTTGAGGCTTACGAACGTCAGATTACGGCCATCCAGGCTGGAGCACCTGTGCTGAAGGCCCCCGCCAACCACCCCAAGGTGGAAACGTTTATGAGTTGCAAATGGAGTCAGGGGGCGCCCTACAATAATCTCTGTCCGCTGGACGATGGCAAGCGTTCTGTAACAGGTTGTGTAGCTACAGCCATGGCTCAGATTCTTTACTACAACCGCGAAAAATCAGTGACCGAGACAATGGCTGATATCCCTGGATTTACCACAAACACAAAGGGTATTGCAGTGCCTGGTATCGAGGCCGGTGCCCCCATCGACTGGGACAACATGAAGGACACCTATAGTTCGGCCACTGAACTGCAGAAGCAGGCTGTGGCGCAACTGATGCTCTACTGTGGTGTGTCAGTCAAGATGGACTACACCAACTCATCGTCTGGAGCCCAGATCTATGAGGTGGTGACTGCCTGTCAGAAGTATTTTGGTTATGGCAACTCACTGAAGTTCGTTGAGAACAGCGGCAACGAGGACGAGTGGGACAAGATGGTGTATAACGAACTGGCTGCAGGTCGCCCTGTTTACCTAGGAGGCTATACAGGTGACTGGAGTGCAGGCCACGCCTTCCTAACCTGCGGCTACGAAAACCAGCGCTACTGGATTAACTGGGGCTGGGGCGGACAGAGCGATGGCTATTATTACCTGACCAACCTGACGCCTGGCAACGGACAGGGCATCGGTGGCAGTGATGATGGCTATAACATAGGACGCACAGCCATCATCGGCTTCGAACCTGAAAACTTTGGAGAAAAGACCATGAGTTTCACCGATGCCACGGTTAAGAGACTCTGCGTAGAGAACTGGGACGCCAACGGCGATGGCAAACTGACCTACAACGAGGCGGCTACAGTAACATCGCTGGGTGAGGTGTTCAAAGGCAACACTACCATCAAGAAGTTCCCTGAACTGTATTACTTCACTGGCATAAAGAGCCTGAACGATGATGCCTTTAACGGTTGCACAAACCTAAACACACTGCGACTGCCTAAGACACTAAAGACCATTGGGGCACGCGCTTTAAAAGATTGTAAGAAACTGCCGCTAGTGAGTCTGCCAACGGGCGTCAACGCTATTGGCGAGGAAGCCTTTGCTGGTTGCGCCCTGATGTCTGAGATGGATTTATCGAACGAGGTGACAGCCATCGAGAACGGCACGTTCAAGAACTGCGCGGCACTGAAGGAGTTCAATCTGCCTATCAGTGTGAGCAGCATTGGCAGTGAGGCGTTTGCTGGTTGCGCCAAACTCAAGGCCGTTACTGTCAATACGTATCATCCTGCCGACATCACACTGGGCGACAATGTGTTTGGCAATGTAAGCCTGAGCGAAGCCACCCTGAACGTGATGCAGGGCACGAAGAGTTTCTTCGAGGCAGCCGACCAATGGAAGGACTTTGGAACGATTGCTCAGATACGTGACATATCGGGTGGACAGTTTACGGCAATAGAAGCAGGCAAGACCTATTATATATATAATGTGGGAACGGGTCGATATCTGACCAAGGGCGAAGCTTATGGCACGCAAGCCGTAGTTGGCAAGGAGCCTATGCGCTTCAAGGCTGTGGCCAAGGCCAATACAGAGGATGTGTTCTACTTCAGTTCGCCCGACACGGGTAAGGACGGTAAATTCCTATTCCGCACCAGTAGCGACGGCAACGTAGGACAGGGTGTGAAGGCAGTGTTTGTAGACGGAACAGCGCTCACCAACGCCTATTGGAGTGTGAAGCAGGTAGGCGACTTGCTCTATACCATCCAGATGCCAGCAACGGATACCAACTACAAGGAGGGCGAGATGCTGGGTATTCAGACCGACCATCAGAGTAATGCGGCCGCACCCACTTATGGTGCATACTACGATGTGGAATACAATACGCATAAACTGAACTGTCAGTGGCAGTTTGTGCTCTATGATGAGGCACAGACCGAGAAGTTCCTCGAGGCGCAGACACTGGAGAAACTGTTACAGACAGCCAAGAGACGTAACGTCAAGTGCGATGAGGAGCAGGCGGTGTTCGACAATCTGGAGAGTACGACAGAAGAACTGCTGGCAGCCCAAAGTTCGCTGCGCAAGAAGTTGAAGTTCATTGAGTTCAGCAATAAGAACATTCGTGAGAAAACCATCCTGTATTTCGACTCGGACGGCGACGGTGAGATGAGCTATAAGGAGGCTTCGGACATTACTGACTTCGGCTGGCTTTACAACTTCAACGGTGACAAGACCATTGTGAGCTTCAACGAGTTGCAGTACTTCACACACGTGCAGGCAATCCCAGGCACCTTCCTGCAGAACTGCATCAACCTTGAGAGTGTCATCGTACCCGAGGGCGTGGAGAACATCTACTACTATGCCTTCAAGAACTGTAAGAAACTCACGAGCATCAATATTCCTGAGTATGTAAACCTGATTGGCGAACAAGCCTTCGAGGGATGTTCGGCACTGCGCGAGGTGACTATCATGAACCCCACACCAGCAGCCATCAACATGGGAGCAGACATCTTTAAGAACGTGCCACTTGCCCAATGTACACTCTATGTACCCTTCGGCACTAAGGCACTCTACGAGCAGGCCGACGTATGGAAGGATTTTGGCACCATCATCGAGGTTCGTCCCACACACAGTCAGCCTAAGTTCTCACCCATTGTCACCACCGAGCCGGGCTATATCTACAACATTGGCACGCGCCAGATGATTACCATGGGCGAAGCATACGGCACTCAGTCGGTGGTTGGTTCGAAGGGCCGTCTGTATCAGTGGATGAAGAACGCGGCTAAGGACGAGGGTGTGTATGCACTGGTTGACGTCACCACAGGAAAGATACTCTTCCGCACCTCAGCTGACAAGAAGGTGGGCGAAGGTGTAAAGGCCTGCTTCGGAGACGGCGAAAGTTCTAAGACATCGGTGGCCTACTGGACAACGACACTCGTTGGCGAGAACATCTATACACTGGCAGCATCGGGCTCTGACTACGTCGAGGGTGAATACCTGGGCACAGACGCCAACCACACTAGTGCGGCAGCCTCGCCCACACACGGCATCTATTGGGACGTACAGGGTGTAAAGGAGAACACCATGTGGGCATTCGTCACTGAGAACGACTATAAAAACGCGCAGGCCATCGACGAAGTGGTGGCAAAGTTGAAGACGTATCTGGCTGTGGCTAAGGAGCAGAACGTGGACGTCAACGACGAACAGGCTATCTACAATAACCCGCAAAGCACATTAGGCGAGCTGATGGAGGCACTCAGCTCAGTGCGTGCCAAGTTGCACTTCATCACCTTTGCCGACAGCAAGGTACAGAAGATCTGTTTGGAGAACTGGGACGTCAACAATGATGGCGAGTTGACCTTCGAGGAAGCTCAGGCAGTGACAGACATCGCAGAGATCTTCCGTGGTCAAGATTTCAGTCTCTTTGAGGAGTTCAAGTACTTCACCTCTATCACAGCCATTCCTGACAATGCCTTCCGCAACGTCAGCGACCTGCAGAGTATCTATCTGCCAGCAAGTGTCAGTCAGGTGAGTGGCTCAGCTTTCGTGGCTTGCAGTAAATTGGACTTCATGGTTATCCTCAACGACCAAACCAAACTCGACTGCAACATGTCGTTGCGTCCACAGACCACCTTCTTTGTGCCCGCTGCCGTTCTGCCCGCATACCAGGCAGACGAAAACTGGAGCACCAAGAATGTCATTGAATATACGGGTAAGCCAGTGGTAACTGCCGAGGCAACACGTATCTATGGCCGTACCCTTGGTACCATCAGCACCAAGGTAATGGGCGCACCCGTTGTTGGCACACCTGAAACAGAATGTGAGTCGATGAGCATTGCCACCTTGCCCGTGGGTACATACCCCATCACCGTAAAGTTAGGCACCATCACTACAACCGGTGTGGAACTGCGCGAGGGTGTGCTCACCATCACACCTGCTCCGCTTACCATCACAGCTAAGAGTTACTCCCGTAAGGTGGGCGAAGCTAATCCAGAGTTTGAGCTGACCTATAAGTCGTTCCGCAACAAGGAGACTGACACGGTATTCGTGGTACGTCCTGTGATTGAGTGCGACGCCACCATCGACAGTCCTGCCGGTGAATACGAGATTCGTGTGTCAGGAGCAGTGGCTTCGAACTACGAGATAAGCTATGTGAACGGTGTGCTGACGGTGGTCGACGATCCCTCAGGAATCACAACCGCCAAGAACGATGATATCGATGCGCCTGTGTACGATATGACAGGACGTCGCGTGAGCAAGCCTCAGCGTGGCATCTATATCAAAGGAAATAAAAAAGTCGTTGTCCGTAACTAG